Proteins encoded by one window of Lathyrus oleraceus cultivar Zhongwan6 chromosome 1, CAAS_Psat_ZW6_1.0, whole genome shotgun sequence:
- the LOC127115859 gene encoding zinc finger BED domain-containing protein RICESLEEPER 2-like, with protein MKYLNPDFSPISRNTAKADVDEIFKTEKEALKKELANIPSRISLTSDMWTTCTSEGYVCLTAHYVDSNWNLKSKILNFCHMPPPHTGSEMSKKILDFLSDWGIEKTIFSLTLDDASANDVMQAHLKRQLVLQNWLLSEGEFFHVRCSTHVLNLIVQEGLKVIGDALEKIRESVKYVKGSEGRMKKFKECIELIGGIETSTGLSYDVSTIWNSTYLMLQSELKYRRVFASLSFHDDNYKVFPSEEDWKRGDKICTFLLPFYETTNLISGTSYPTSNLYFLKIWKIKCVLMASIKDEDTLIRDMAERMMIKFEKYWSDYSVVLALGAVLDPRIKLTSLEYMYEKVDPLTSTIKTNEIKQKLYSLFEMYRRLHTSSSTTSQTPSSITRGESSSHALTKSLFNDLKAHKQQLATETGKSQLDVYLDEASVDLSYQNFDDLNVLQ; from the exons ATGAAATATTTGAACCCTGACTTTTCTCCTATTTCAAGAAATACCGCTAAGGCTGATGTTGATGAAATATTCAAGACAGAGAAAGAAGCTCTTAAGAAGGAGTTAGCTAATATTCCCTCTAGAATTTCACTAACTTCTGATATGTGGACAACTTGTACAAGTGAAGGTTATGTTTGCTTGACTGCTCATTATGTTGATTCCAATTGGAATTTGAAGAGTAAGATTCTAAACTTTTGTCATATGCCTCCTCCACACACGGGATCTGAAATGTCAAAAAAGATTCTTGACTTTTTATCAGATTGGGGAATTGAGAAGACGATTTTTTCACTCACATTAGATGATGCTTCTGCTAATGACGTGATGCAAGCTCATTTGAAAAGACAACTTGTCTTACAAAACTGGTTATTATCTGAGGGAGAGTTCTTTCATGTTCGTTGCTCAACGCATGTTTTAAATTTGATTGTGCAAGAGGGTTTGAAAGTAATTGGTGATGCATTGGAAAAGATTAGGGAAAGTGTCAAATATGTGAAGGGCTCTGAGGGTAGAATGAAAAAATTCAAGGAATGTATTGAACTCATTGGCGGTATTGAAACATCGACTGGTTTATCTTACGATGTTTCCACTATATGGAATTCTACTTATTTGATGCTTCAAAGTGAATTGAAGTACCGACGTGTATTTGCAAGCCTTAGTTTTCATGATGATAATTATAAGGTTTTCCCTTCCGAAGAAGATTGGAAAAGAGGAGATAAGATATGCACATTCTTGTTGCCATTTTATGAGACAACAAACTTAATTTCCGGAACGTCTTATCCTACTTCCAAtttgtattttttgaaaatttggaAAATTAAGTGTGTTTTGATGGCAAGCATCAAAGATGAAGACACTCTTATAAGAGACATGGCTGAAAGAATGATGATCAAGTTTGAGAAGTATTGGAGTGATTATAGTGTGGTTCTTGCTCTAGGAGCGGTTCTTGACCCAAGGATTAAACTTACCTCTTTGGAATACATGTATGAAAAAGTTGATCCACTTACctcaacaattaaaacaaatgaaATCAAGCAGAAATTGTACAGTCTCTTTGAGATGTATCGTCGCCTTCATACTTCATCTTCTACAACCTCTCAAACTCCATCTTCTATCACTAGAGGGGAATCAAGTTCACACGCGTTAACTAAAAGTTTGTTCAAT GATTTGAAAGCACACAAACAACAACTTGCAACAGAGACCGGAAAGTCTCAACTTGATGTTTATTTGGATGAGGCAAGTGTGGATTTAAGTTATCAAAATTTTGATGACTTGAATGTTCTTCAATGA
- the LOC127078792 gene encoding WD repeat-containing protein 55, with the protein MEINLGKLAFDIDFHPSDNLVATGLIDGDLHLYRYSADNTNSDPVRVLEVHAHTESCRAARFINGGRALLTGSPDFSILATDVETGSTIARLDNAHEAAINRLINLTESTVASGDDDGCIKVWDTRERSCCNSFEAHEDYISDITFASDAMKLLATSGDGTLSVCNLRRNKVQAQSEFSEDELLSVVLMKNGRKVVCGSQTGILLLYSWGCFKDCSDRFVDLSSNSIDTMLKLDEDRIITGSENGMINLVGILPNRIIQPIAEHSEYPVERLAFSHDRKFLGSIGHDQMLKLWDLDNILQGSRSTERNENGVGDNDVDSDDEDEMDVDDNPSKSTKGNKTKNASNRHTVGDSNNFFADL; encoded by the exons ATGGAAATCAATTTGGGGAAACTTGCATTTGACATTGATTTTCACCCGTCCGATAATCTCGTTGCAACAGGACTCATAGATGGTGACCTTCACTT ATACCGTTATAGCGCTGATAACACTAATAGTGATCCTGTGAG GGTGTTAGAAGTTCATGCCCATACTGAGTCTTGTAGAGCTGCTCGATTCATCAATGGTGGACGTG CTCTGTTGACGGGTTCTCCCGATTTCTCAATACTGGCTACAGATGTGGAAACCGGATCTACCATTGCCCGACTTGATAATGCCCATGA GGCTGCGATCAATAGATTGATAAACTTGACGGAGTCAACTGTTGCTTCTGGAGATGATGATGGTTGTATTAAG GTTTGGGATACCAGAGAACGTTCTTGTTGCAATTCATTTGAAGCACATGAGGATTACATTTCAGACATAACATTTGCATCTGATGCAATGAAACTATTGGCCACAAG TGGAGACGGGACTCTTTCAGTTTGTAATCTTCGACGAAATAAA GTCCAAGCCCAATCTGAATTTTCTGAAGACGAGCTATTGTCTGTTGTTTTAATGAAG AATGGTAGGAAAGTTGTTTGCGGATCACAAACTGGAATCCTGTTATTATATTCATGGGGTTGCTTCAAGGATTGCAG TGATCGATTTGTTGATCTCTCTTCAAACTCTATTGATACCATGTTAAAG CTTGATGAAGATAGGATTATTACTGGATCGGAGAATGGGATGATCAA CTTGGTTGGAATATTGCCGAACAGAATCATTCAGCCAATTGCCGAGCATTCTGAATACCCTGTTGAGCGACTTG CATTCTCTCATGATAGAAAGTTTCTTGGAAGTATTGGACATGATCAAATGTTAAAG CTATGGGACTTGGATAATATACTGCAAGGTTCAAGAAGCACAGAGAGAAATGAAAATGGGGTGGGTGACAATGATGTGGATAGTGACGACGAAGATGAGATGGATGTAGATGACAATCCTTCTAAATCTACTAAAG GGAATAAGACAAAGAATGCAAGTAATAGGCATACTGTAGGTGATTCAAACAACTTCTTTGCAGATTTATAA